In Thunnus maccoyii chromosome 11, fThuMac1.1, whole genome shotgun sequence, one genomic interval encodes:
- the glb1l gene encoding beta-galactosidase-1-like protein isoform X1 yields the protein MTDFGGEFSPVLKYHFPLRAVTEPLLQVSGKRSFSIDYKNNCFLKDGEPFQYISGSIHYSRIPRYYWKDRLLKMYMTGLNAVQVYVPWNFHETVQGVYNFTADRDLEHFLDLANQTGLLVILRPGPYICAEWEMGGLPAWLLTKPNIILRSTDTDYMQAVTSWLTVLLPKMKPWLYNNGGNIISVQVENEYGSYYMCDYNYMRHLRTLFRFFLGEDTILFTTDGNTDKEMTCGTLEGLYATVDFGTDTNITEAFNRQRRFESRGPLVNSEFYTGWLDHWGDQHAVVDSQRVSRMLGEMLTMGASVNLYMFEGGTNFGYWNGADHDNRFHSVVTSYDYDAPLTEAGDPTEKLLAIRDVIKQFREVPSGPMPPATPKFAYGFVTLRKVGNVSSLLKILSPLGPVQSQYPLTFEEMKQYYGYMLYQTTLPRDLSEPTPLISPLNGVHDRAYVSVNGVFQGLLERDTVLVMNITGQQGDTMDILIENMGRVNFGSKINDHKGLLSNLILGKDILTNWKIYPLDIDGAIDGGWPQSSPAFEEEPSVGPTIYMGTLQPNNLAWDTFLKLNEWTKGQVWINGVNLGRYWPARGPQQTLYVPGPLLSTTLPNNITVLELEGAPANLRVLFMDRPQLSVPDKKP from the exons ATGACAGACTTTGGTGGTGAATTTTCACcagttttaaaatatcattttcCCCTCAGAGCAGTTACCGAGCCTCTCTTGCAGGTGTCTGGAAAGAGATCATTCTCTATAGACTACAAAAACAACTGTTTCCTGAAAGATGGGGAGCCTTTTCAGTACATCTCAGGCAGTATCCACTACTCCCGAATCCCACGGTACTACTGGAAGGATCGGCTCCTAAAGATGTACATGACGGGACTCAATGCAGTCCAAGT ATATGTGCCCTGGAACTTCCATGAAACAGTACAGGGGGTGTACAACTTCACGGCGGACCGAGATTTGGAGCATTTCTTGGATCTGGCCAATCAGACGGGTCTTCTGGTCATCCTGCGTCCAGGTCCTTACATCTGTGCAGAATGGGAAATG GGTGGATTGCCAGCATGGTTACTAACGAAACCAAACATCATACTGCGCTCAACTGACACAG ATTATATGCAGGCGGTCACCAGCTGGCTCACTGTTCTCCTCCCCAAAATGAAGCCATGGCTGTACAATAATGGGGGTAACATCATTAGTGTCCAG GTTGAGAATGAATATGGAAGTTACTACATGTGTGACTACAACTACATGCGTCACCTGCGGACTCTGTTCCGCTTCTTTCTGGGTGAAGACACAATCCTGTTCACCACTGATGgaaacacagacaaagaaatgacCTGCGGGACTCTAGAAGGATTATACGCCACAGTAGACTTTGGCACAG ACACCAACATAACTGAAGCCTTCAACCGGCAAAGACGGTTTGAATCTCGAGGCCCCTTG GTGAATTCAGAGTTTTACACTGGCTGGTTGGACCACTGGGGAGATCAACATGCTGTGGTTGATTCTCAGAGGGTCAGCAGAATGCTTGGAGAAATGCTAACCATGGGGGCCAGCGTCAACCT gTACATGTTTGAAGGAGGTACTAACTTTGGCTACTGGAATG GTGCTGATCATGACAACAGGTTCCACTCAGTAGTGACTAGTTATGATTATGACGCACCGCTGACTGAAGCAGGAGACCCCACAGAGAAGCTATTGGCCATCAGAGATGTCATTAAGCAG TTCAGAGAGGTTCCCTCTGGACCCATGCCGCCAGCTACTCCCAAGTTTGCTTACGGCTTTGTGACTCTGAGAAAG GTAGGCAACGTTAGCAGTCTGCTAAAGATCCTCTCACCCCTGGGCCCTGTCCAATCCCAGTACCCGCTGACGTTTGAAGAGATGAAACAG TACTATGGATACATGCTGTATCAGACCACGCTGCCCAGGGACCTCTCAGAGCCCACACCACTTATCTCTCCACTGAATGGGGTTCATGACCGTGCATATGTGTCCGTCAATGGG GTTTTCCAGGGCTTGCTGGAGAGAGACACTGTGCTGGTGATGAACATCACTGGACAGCAGGGGGACACTATGGATATCCTCATTGAGAACATGGGCAGGGTTAACTTTGGCAGCAAAATCAATGACCATAag GGCCTCTTGAGCAACCTGATCCTGGGTAAAGACATACTGACTAACTGGAAGATCTACCCTCTGGACATTGATGGAGCCATTGATGGTGGATGGCCTCAGTCCTCCCCTGCATTTGAGGAGGAACCTTCAGTCGGGCCAACCATTTACATGGGAACATTACAGCCCAACAACCTGGCATGGGACACCTTTCTCAAGCTCAATGAATGGACTAAG GGTCAGGTTTGGATTAATGGTGTGAACCTGGGACGATACTGGCCAGCCAGGGGCCCTCAGCAGACCCTTTACGTCCCTGGACCCCTGCTTAGCACCACCCTGCCCAACAACATCACAGTGCTGGAGCTAGAGGGGGCGCCAGCAAACTTAAGGGTTCTTTTTATGGACAGGCCACAACTCAGTGTCC
- the glb1l gene encoding beta-galactosidase-1-like protein isoform X2, which translates to MAASVFLLVAVSFACLSVSGNLVSGKRSFSIDYKNNCFLKDGEPFQYISGSIHYSRIPRYYWKDRLLKMYMTGLNAVQVYVPWNFHETVQGVYNFTADRDLEHFLDLANQTGLLVILRPGPYICAEWEMGGLPAWLLTKPNIILRSTDTDYMQAVTSWLTVLLPKMKPWLYNNGGNIISVQVENEYGSYYMCDYNYMRHLRTLFRFFLGEDTILFTTDGNTDKEMTCGTLEGLYATVDFGTDTNITEAFNRQRRFESRGPLVNSEFYTGWLDHWGDQHAVVDSQRVSRMLGEMLTMGASVNLYMFEGGTNFGYWNGADHDNRFHSVVTSYDYDAPLTEAGDPTEKLLAIRDVIKQFREVPSGPMPPATPKFAYGFVTLRKVGNVSSLLKILSPLGPVQSQYPLTFEEMKQYYGYMLYQTTLPRDLSEPTPLISPLNGVHDRAYVSVNGVFQGLLERDTVLVMNITGQQGDTMDILIENMGRVNFGSKINDHKGLLSNLILGKDILTNWKIYPLDIDGAIDGGWPQSSPAFEEEPSVGPTIYMGTLQPNNLAWDTFLKLNEWTKGQVWINGVNLGRYWPARGPQQTLYVPGPLLSTTLPNNITVLELEGAPANLRVLFMDRPQLSVPDKKP; encoded by the exons ATGGCTGCGAGTGTTTTCCTCCTCGTTGCTGTGAGCTTTGCCTGTTTATCTGTCAGTGGAAACTTG GTGTCTGGAAAGAGATCATTCTCTATAGACTACAAAAACAACTGTTTCCTGAAAGATGGGGAGCCTTTTCAGTACATCTCAGGCAGTATCCACTACTCCCGAATCCCACGGTACTACTGGAAGGATCGGCTCCTAAAGATGTACATGACGGGACTCAATGCAGTCCAAGT ATATGTGCCCTGGAACTTCCATGAAACAGTACAGGGGGTGTACAACTTCACGGCGGACCGAGATTTGGAGCATTTCTTGGATCTGGCCAATCAGACGGGTCTTCTGGTCATCCTGCGTCCAGGTCCTTACATCTGTGCAGAATGGGAAATG GGTGGATTGCCAGCATGGTTACTAACGAAACCAAACATCATACTGCGCTCAACTGACACAG ATTATATGCAGGCGGTCACCAGCTGGCTCACTGTTCTCCTCCCCAAAATGAAGCCATGGCTGTACAATAATGGGGGTAACATCATTAGTGTCCAG GTTGAGAATGAATATGGAAGTTACTACATGTGTGACTACAACTACATGCGTCACCTGCGGACTCTGTTCCGCTTCTTTCTGGGTGAAGACACAATCCTGTTCACCACTGATGgaaacacagacaaagaaatgacCTGCGGGACTCTAGAAGGATTATACGCCACAGTAGACTTTGGCACAG ACACCAACATAACTGAAGCCTTCAACCGGCAAAGACGGTTTGAATCTCGAGGCCCCTTG GTGAATTCAGAGTTTTACACTGGCTGGTTGGACCACTGGGGAGATCAACATGCTGTGGTTGATTCTCAGAGGGTCAGCAGAATGCTTGGAGAAATGCTAACCATGGGGGCCAGCGTCAACCT gTACATGTTTGAAGGAGGTACTAACTTTGGCTACTGGAATG GTGCTGATCATGACAACAGGTTCCACTCAGTAGTGACTAGTTATGATTATGACGCACCGCTGACTGAAGCAGGAGACCCCACAGAGAAGCTATTGGCCATCAGAGATGTCATTAAGCAG TTCAGAGAGGTTCCCTCTGGACCCATGCCGCCAGCTACTCCCAAGTTTGCTTACGGCTTTGTGACTCTGAGAAAG GTAGGCAACGTTAGCAGTCTGCTAAAGATCCTCTCACCCCTGGGCCCTGTCCAATCCCAGTACCCGCTGACGTTTGAAGAGATGAAACAG TACTATGGATACATGCTGTATCAGACCACGCTGCCCAGGGACCTCTCAGAGCCCACACCACTTATCTCTCCACTGAATGGGGTTCATGACCGTGCATATGTGTCCGTCAATGGG GTTTTCCAGGGCTTGCTGGAGAGAGACACTGTGCTGGTGATGAACATCACTGGACAGCAGGGGGACACTATGGATATCCTCATTGAGAACATGGGCAGGGTTAACTTTGGCAGCAAAATCAATGACCATAag GGCCTCTTGAGCAACCTGATCCTGGGTAAAGACATACTGACTAACTGGAAGATCTACCCTCTGGACATTGATGGAGCCATTGATGGTGGATGGCCTCAGTCCTCCCCTGCATTTGAGGAGGAACCTTCAGTCGGGCCAACCATTTACATGGGAACATTACAGCCCAACAACCTGGCATGGGACACCTTTCTCAAGCTCAATGAATGGACTAAG GGTCAGGTTTGGATTAATGGTGTGAACCTGGGACGATACTGGCCAGCCAGGGGCCCTCAGCAGACCCTTTACGTCCCTGGACCCCTGCTTAGCACCACCCTGCCCAACAACATCACAGTGCTGGAGCTAGAGGGGGCGCCAGCAAACTTAAGGGTTCTTTTTATGGACAGGCCACAACTCAGTGTCC